In the Hordeum vulgare subsp. vulgare chromosome 7H, MorexV3_pseudomolecules_assembly, whole genome shotgun sequence genome, one interval contains:
- the LOC123412483 gene encoding superoxide dismutase [Fe] 2, chloroplastic-like yields MLLQMRGLPAAPHHPLAHPHISPAPPPSLIGARRRRPSRRLSKVVSYYGLTTPPYKTDALEPYMSRRAVELHWGKHQQEHVDGLNKQLAISPLYGHTLEDLIKDAYNNGNPLPEHNAAAEVWNHHFFWESMQPEGGGSPEAGVLQQIEKDFGSFVNFREEFMRSALSLLGSGWVWLVLKRSERKLAVVHTLNAINPLAFGDIPIISLDLWEHAYYLDYKDDRRTYVSNFLDHLVSWHTVTLRMMRAEAFVNLGEPNIPVA; encoded by the exons ATGCTCCTCCAAATGCGCGGCCTCCCGGCCGCCCCTCACCACCCGCTCGCCCATCCACACATctcccccgcgccgccgccctcccttATCGGTGCCCGGCGCCGCCGTCCGTCACGGAGGCTGTCCAAGGTCGTGTCCTACTACGGCCTCACGACTCCGCCGTACAAAACC GACGCCCTGGAGCCGTACATGAGCAGGCGGGCGGTGGAGCTGCACTGGGGCAAGCACCAGCAGGAGCACGTGGACGGGCTCAACAAGCAGCTCGCCATCAGCCCGCTCTACGGCCACACCCTCGAGGACCTCATCAAGGACGCCTACAACAACGGCAACCCGCTGCCAGAGCACAACGCCGCCGCCGAG GTCTGGAACCATCACTTCTTCTGGGAATCGATGCAGCCCGAAGGCGGCGGCTCGCCCGAGGCAGGCGTGCTGCAGCAGATCGAGAAGGATTTCGGCTCCTTTGTTAATTTCAGGGAGGAGTTCATGCGCTCGGCGCTGTCGTTGCTGGGGTCTGGTTGGGTTTGGCTTGTCT TGAAGAGAAGCGAGAGGAAACTCGCGGTGGTTCATACTCTAAATGCTATCAACCCACTTGCTTTCGGAGATATT CCAATTATCAGCCTAGACTTGTGGGAG CATGCTTACTACTTAGATTACAAG GACGACAGACGAACATATGTGTCAAACTTTCTGGATCACCTTGTCTCTTGGCATACTGTCACCTTACGCATGATGCGCGCGGAGGCTTTTGTGAACCTTGGTGAACCAAATATCCCAGTGGCATGA
- the LOC123412482 gene encoding protein arginine N-methyltransferase PRMT10: MASPPNGAAAAAASAAGGAPPVDKEVDFANYFCTYAYLYHQKEMLCDRVRMDAYHSAVFRNPHHFRGKVVLDVGTGSGILAIWSAQAGARKVYAVEATNVAEHARELVRANGVADIVEVIQGTMEDIVLPEKVDVIISEWMGYYLLRESMFDSVICARDRWLNPGGVMYPSHARMWLAPIRSGLGDKKMEDFEHAMNDWNLFVEDTQAYYGVNMNALTKAYRAEHEKFYLKSSIWNNLHPNQLIGQPAVVKEMDCLTATVEEIREVRAQVTLPINQDRTRLAALAGWFDVHFRGSKQNPAVEEVELNTAPDENGGTHWGQQVFLMTPSPRVNEGDSINVSFSMVRSKENHRLMDMDITYELNEASGRKLPAVATKIFLE, from the exons CTTCTGCACCTACGCCTACCTCTACCACCAGAAGGAGATGCTCTGCGACCGCGTCCGCATGGACGCCTACCACTCCGCCGTCTTCCGCAACCCCCACCACTTCCGCGGCAAG GTGGTTCTTGACGTCGGCACCGGGAGCGGCATCCTCGCCATCTGGAGCGCTCAGGCCGGCGCCAGGAAGGTGTACGCCGTCGAGGCCACCAACGTGGCGGAGCACGCCCGCGAGCTCGTCCGCGCCAACGGGGTCGCCGACATCGTCGAGGTCATACAGGGGACCATGGAGGACATTGTGCTGCCGGAGAAAG TTGATGTCATTATCTCTGAGTGGATGGGCTACTATCTCCTGAGAGAGTCCATGTTTGATTCCGTCATATGCGCACGTGACCGTTGGTTGAATCCAGGTGGTGTAAT GTATCCTAGTCATGCTCGGATGTGGTTAGCACCGATAAGAAGTGGGCTGGGTGACAAAAAGATGGAAGATTTTGAGCATGCCATGAATGACTGGAATCTGTTTGTTGAAGACACCCAGGCTTATTATGGGGTAAACATGAATGCCTTGACAAAGGCATATCGTGCAGAACACGAGAAGTTCTATCTCAAG TCTTCAATTTGGAACAATCTTCATCCAAACCAACTTATCGGACAACCTGCTGTCGTCAAGGAAATGGATTGTTTGACAGCAACCGTTGAAGAGATTCGAGAAGTTAGAGCACAGGTTACATTGCCAATCAACCAGGATAGAACAAGGCTAGCTGCATTGGCTGGGTGGTTTGATGTTCACTTTAGG GGTAGCAAGCAAAACCCTGCAGTTGAGGAAGTTGAATTGAATACAGCTCCAGATGAGAATGGTGGGACACACTGGGGCCAGCAG GTATTCTTGATGACTCCATCTCCGAGAGTAAATGAAGGGGACAGTATCAATGTTTCGTTCTCGATGGTTCGCTCGAAAGAGAATCACCGTCTTATGGATATGGATATCACCTATGAATTGAATGAGGCATCTGGCAGGAAGCTGCCTGCAGTCGCAACCAAGATTTTCTTAGAGTAG